The Fulvia fulva chromosome 13, complete sequence genome window below encodes:
- a CDS encoding Acid phosphatase, whose product MRLRPFCSQLQDSPTMASGALAPFVRSLNDVDGLYEGAKFVAILGTASRIFTSAKDTAPSMASLLLLPLMAVGSLAVNYPTIPADLTTPVQQRLAVKGPSSMTIAWNTYAKLNSSACVRYGTSSSSLTSQTCSDSQTTYDTSRTYAHDVALTGLQPSTTYYYQIVSTNSTVEHFLSPRTPGDKTAFNMDVVIDLGVYGPDGYTTTKRDTIPSIQPELNHTTIGRLAKTVNDYELVIHPGDFAYADDWYLKPGNLLDGKDAYQAILEGFYEQLQPISGRKAYMASPGNHEAACQEIPYTSGLCPEGQHNFTDFMMRFGQTMPTAFASSSTNSTAQSLASQAQALALPPFWYSFEYGMAHVVMIDTETDFPSAPDQPGGSAHLGGGPFGAPGQQLNFLKADLASVDRSVTPWVIVAGHRPWYSIGGSVCDVCQTAFEPLFYKYGVDLGIFGHVHNSQRFNPVYNQTADPAGLNDPKAPMYIVAGGAGNIEGLSKVGSNYSTNVFAYADDFSFVQIKFMDANHLGVGFVRSETGEVLDRSVLYKQHDVAFVRN is encoded by the exons AGATGGGTTATATGAAGGTGCTAAGTTCGTTGCTATCCTCGGAACAGCTTCACGCATCTTTACATCGGCCAAAGACACTGCTCCGAGCATGGCTTCTCTATTGTTGTTGCCACTCATGGCAGTGGGCAGTCTCGCTGTGAACTATCCTACAATCCCAGCAGATCTGACTACACCTGTGCAGCAGCGCTTGGCCGTCAAAGGACCAAGTT CCATGACAATTGCTTGGAACACATACGCAAAGCTCAATTCTTCCGCCTGCGTGAGGTACGGTACCTCGTCCAGCAGTCTTACTTCTCAGACATGCTCCGATAGCCAGACTACCTATGATACCTCCAGGACGTACGCTCATGATGTTGCGCTCACTGGACTGCAACCGTCAACAACATACTACTACCAGATCGTCTCGACCAACTCAACCGTCGAACACTTTCTCAGTCCAAGGACGCCGGGTGACAAGACTGCCTTCAACATGGACGTGGTGATTGATCTTGGCGTGTACGGTCCTGACGGGTACACAACTACCAAACGCGACACCATCCCTTCGATCCAACCAGAGCTGAACCACACCACAATCGGCCGTCTTGCGAAGACTGTCAATGACTACGAGCTCGTCATCCACCCAGGCGACTTCGCATACGCCGATGACTGGTACCTCAAGCCTGGCAACCTTCTAGATGGCAAAGATGCCTACCAAGCCATCTTGGAAGGCTTCTACGAGCAGCTTCAACCCATCAGTGGGCGGAAAGCTTACATGGCTTCTCCAG GAAACCACGAAGCAGCCTGCCAAGAGATTCCATACACTTCAGGCCTCTGCCCAGAAGGTCAGCACAACTTCACCGACTTCATGATGCGATTCGGTCAAACCATGCCAACTGCCTTCGCCTCGTCGTCCACAAACAGCACTGCACAGAGCCTAGCATCTCAAGCTCAAGCTCTAGCGTTGCCACCATTCTGGTACTCCTTCGAGTACGGCATGGCACACGTTGTAATGATCGACACCGAGACCGACTTTCCCAGCGCACCAGACCAGCCCGGCGGCAGTGCTCATCTCGGCGGTGGACCTTTCGGTGCGCCTGGTCAACAGCTCAACTTCCTCAAAGCCGATCTCGCCAGCGTCGACCGCAGCGTCACACCCTGGGTCATCGTAGCCGGCCACCGCCCATGGTACTCCATCGGCGGCAGTGTCTGCGACGTCTGCCAGACCGCTTTCGAACCTCTCTTCTACAAATACGGCGTCGACCTGGGCATCTTTGGTCACGTCCACAACTCCCAGCGATTCAACCCCGTCTACAACCAGACTGCTGATCCTGCTGGTCTGAACGACCCCAAGGCGCCAATGTACATTGTAGCCGGGGGTGCTGGGAATATTGAGGGTCTGTCGAAGGTTGGAAGTAACTATTCGACGAATGTGTTTGCATATGCGGATGATTTTAGTTTTGTGCAGATCAAGTTTATGGATGCGAATCATCTTGGTGTGGGTTTTGTTAGGTCTGAGACGGGGGAGGTTTTGGATAGGAGTGTGTTGTATAAGCAGCATGATGTTGCGTTTGTGAGGAATTGA
- a CDS encoding Uroporphyrinogen-III C-methyltransferase — protein sequence MSPALLTAVDSTAHIHLIIASNPLAGARCSKSLEVGATPILVAPEHANIHYGLAKRIEEKHVQWLKRDFEEHDLTTLGREEVDHVVDAVFVTSGGKSALATRISTLCRRLRIPVNVADAPNLCTFTLLSTHSSGPLQIGVTTSGKGCKLASRIRREIAAALPQDLGEAVERLGTVRRRIWEQDHADEAGADLEAEDEDAGQTATFNKLVLPTDAEAAKARRMRWLAQICEYWPLRRLAAITDEDVDNILQAYKQEKVNPTNASDQSPLSISTLDSRRLRGRIILAGSGPGHPDLLTTATLKAIRSADLVLADKLVPAPVLELVPRRTPIQIARKFPGNADNAQEELHRMGLEALNQGKTVLRLKQGDPYLYGRGAEEVAFFREHKYEAIVLPGITSSLSAPLFAHIPVTHRSVSDQVLVCTGAGRGGAAPTPPAYLPNQTVVFLMALHRLKDSVKDGVATTGLITTLTKHESSPYPLTTPCAVIERASCPDQRVIRTTLEHVNAAVEEEGSRPPGLLVVGASCEVLHQSPQKWVVEDGFRGLDALNGLNESANGLDGLRDALVSMPGTPGTEEPNLLGAPVTV from the coding sequence ATGTCTCCAGCACTCTTGACTGCTGTCGACTCCACTGCACATATACACCTCATCATTGCATCAAATCCTCTCGCTGGCGCACGATGTAGTAAATCGCTCGAAGTCGGTGCGACACCGATCCTCGTCGCGCCTGAACACGCCAACATACACTATGGCCTTGCAAAGAGAATAGAAGAGAAGCATGTACAATGGCTGAAACGTGATTTCGAAGAGCATGACTTGACCACACTTGGACGGGAAGAGGTCGACCATGTTGTGGATGCTGTCTTCGTCACATCTGGTGGCAAGTCTGCGTTGGCGACGAGGATATCCACACTCTGCCGAAGACTACGGATACCAGTCAATGTTGCAGATGCGCCGAATTTGTGCACATTCACACTACTGTCAACGCACTCGTCGGGGCCTCTGCAGATTGGTGTGACGACTTCAGGCAAAGGTTGCAAGCTCGCCTCGCGCATACGTCGTGAGATTGCAGCAGCATTACCTCAAGATTTGGGAGAAGCAGTCGAGAGACTAGGCACAGTACGGAGAAGGATATGGGAACAAGATCATGCAGATGAGGCAGGAGCAGATCTCGAGGCAGAAGACGAGGATGCGGGACAAACAGCGACCTTTAATAAGCTCGTGTTGCCGACAGATGCTGAAGCCGCGAAAGCTAGGCGCATGAGATGGCTTGCTCAGATCTGTGAATACTGGCCATTGAGGAGGTTGGCAGCTATCACCGACGAAGATGTGGACAATATCCTGCAGGCATACAAACAAGAGAAGGTCAACCCAACAAATGCGAGCGACCAATCTCCACTCAGCATATCGACACTAGACTCGAGGCGCCTGCGAGGTCGTATTATACTGGCAGGATCGGGTCCAGGGCACCCTGATCTACTCACTACTGCCACACTGAAAGCGATTCGAAGCGCGGATCTGGTTCTGGCTGACAAGCTTGTGCCAGCCCCTGTACTTGAGCTCGTACCGCGAAGAACGCCAATCCAGATTGCACGCAAATTCCCAGGCAACGCCGACAACGCGCAGGAAGAACTGCATAGGATGGGTCTTGAGGCACTGAATCAGGGCAAGACCGTCCTCCGGCTCAAGCAAGGAGATCCTTACCTGTACGGCCGCGGTGCAGAAGAGGTTGCCTTCTTCCGTGAGCACAAGTATGAAGCCATCGTGCTTCCTGGTATCACTTCGTCACTCAGCGCTCCGCTCTTCGCACACATACCAGTGACGCATCGATCTGTGAGCGACCAAGTGCTCGTTTGCACAGGCGCCGGCCGTGGCGGTGCTGCCCCGACTCCGCCTGCATATCTACCAAATCAGACTGTGGTGTTTCTCATGGCCCTCCACAGACTGAAAGACTCCGTCAAAGACGGCGTAGCAACGACAGGTCTCATCACGACCCTGACGAAGCACGAGAGCTCGCCTTATCCATTAACAACGCCGTGCGCCGTGATCGAGCGCGCTTCATGCCCCGATCAGCGTGTCATTAGGACAACGCTCGAGCACGTCAATGCGGCGGTCGAGGAGGAAGGCAGTCGCCCGCCGGGCTTGCTGGTTGTGGGCGCATCTTGTGAGGTTCTGCATCAGTCGCCGCAGAAGTGGGTGGTGGAAGATGGTTTCCGCGGTCTTGATGCGCTTAATGGTCTCAATGAGAGTGCTAATGGACTTGATGGGTTGAGGGACGCGCTGGTTTCTATGCCTGGGACGCCGGGGACGGAGGAGCCGAATTTACTTGGGGCGCCGGTGACGGTGTGA
- a CDS encoding SUR7 family protein FMP45 has product MAIARPFLGLTAIVLLAGGIVLQFLVILSGLSSTPLNQIYFLQADTGDITNANTQLRNPARWTYLNICGVTDGRNTDCTSTRPALPFDPVRNFGTETGVPEAFVNNRDYYFYISRFSWVFFLIALFFAVITFLLSVFSLFSRLGAYLSGFTVFLAVGMQAIAAALMTAWVIKGRNHFRTAGMEAHVGVKAMAFSWTSFAVFFLASVFFCIGGSVGKNKDSTKKSYFGRKGSKRSTRERGSFIDSSSDRRVKDEYVTRYPDSP; this is encoded by the exons ATGGCCATCGCAC GCCCCTTTTTAGGCCTGACAGCCATTGTCCTCCTCGCCGGAGGCATTGTCCTGCAGTTCCTGGTCATCCTCTCTGGCTTGTCATCGACGCCTTTGAATCAAATTTATTTCCTTCAG GCTGATACCGGCGATATCACCAACGCCAACACACAACTCCGAAACCCAGCGCGATGGACATATCTCAACATCTGCGGCGTCACCGACGGCCGCAACACCGACTGCACCTCGACGCGCCCAGCACTCCCCTTCGACCCAGTGAGGAACTTTGGCACCGAGACCGGTGTCCCTGAGGCCTTCGTCAACAACCGAGACTACTACTTCTACATCAGCCGATTCTCCTGGGTCTTCTTCCTGATCGCCCTGTTCTTCGCCGTCATCACCTTCCTTCTGAGCGTCTTCTCGCTCTTCTCCCGCCTCGGTGCCTATCTCAGCGGCTTCACCGTCTTCCTCGCCGTCGGCATGCAAGCCATCGCCGCAGCTCTCATGAC CGCCTGGGTCATCAAAGGCCGCAACCACTTCCGCACCGCCGGCATGGAAGCCCACGTCGGCGTCAAAGCCATGGCCTTCTCCTGGACCTCCTTCGCCGTCTTCTTCCTCGCCTCCGTCTTCTTCTGCATCGGCGGTAGCGTCGGCAAGAACAAAGACTCCACCAAGAAATCTTACTTCGGCCGCAAGGGCTCCAAGCGCAGCACCCGCGAGCGCGGCAGCTTCATCGACTCCAGCAGTGACAGGAGAGTCAAGGACGAGTACGTCACGCGCTACCCTGACTCTCCTTAG
- a CDS encoding Heat shock protein 12B, with translation MPPRKKQKVEDPTPPTPPYSKAAPPKPPAGVDVHKIIVGVDFGTTYTGISWVSSEGLNVKSLDEVHCIRDWPGPKGDADYSWKTPSRVAYGSENDGDINVWGFEVLPKMKSYAWFKLLLDPEQASKFDDPGLNTSEGQGVLAKPSYKSAVELCADYLCEIAAFAHKYFVKRPSAEVLAATPLEFYFTVPAVWSDKAKSDTLRAAQKAAKMAKLKVHHDSQLFLIREPEAAAIATISSLTFGGSTQQIKAGDSILICDCGGGTVDVTTYEIESITPKLSFKGLVVGTGGKCGSTYIDRGFIKWMEQKFGDAYMNLSWQKRGPASRLMKDFEGHKRDFGNSQDPDKYYKMQCFMRDAEDSKYYDDDGVVRIYNEDLRKLFDPVVAMIIGLIESQLEAEKRQKKGKVTIKTIILVGGFGDSVYLNDKLREWCQKAQIRLICPEHPQAAIVRGAALSGLQQIQPTSRRARRHYGFCFSLPFDRVRHRAQDKYIFAWDGSARADGNLCWEMAKGDLIDEDTKLTSSFHSLVYEDSPGSHSSTIYSCDLDDPPDHIRVPGAKKVAQMKMDFKSLDLTQYQSRWHNGRLLRKVDAEFQIHFGTRRGVLEFSCVAGGKQIDNATVSFDGQDGAGASSGVGHGSSPITVVASGDTEKGTSSAPHKAAAA, from the exons ATGCCACCAAGAAAGAAGCAGAAGGTCGAAGACCCCACTCCACCAACACCGCCGTACTCCAAGGCTGCTCCGCCCAAGCCACCAGCTGGCGTTGATGTTCACAAGATCATCGTCGGTGTAGACTTCGGCACCACCTACACCG GTATCAGCTGGGTCTCTAGCGAAGGCTTGAACGTGAAGAGTCTGGATGAGGTGCACTGCATCCGAGATTG GCCTGGTCCGAAAGGGGACGCCGACTACTCCTGGAAGACACCATCTCGTGTCGCGTACGGCTCCGAGAATGACGGCGATATCAATGTCTGGGGCTTCGAAGTCCTGCCCAAGATGAAGAGCTACGCGTGGTTCAAGCTCCTCCTCGATCCCGAGCAAGCCAGCAAGTTCGATGACCCGGGTCTTAACACAAGTGAGGGCCAAGGTGTACTGGCCAAGCCATCGTACAAGAGCGCCGTGGAGCTTTGTGCCGACTACCTGTGCGAGATTGCCGCCTTTGCTCACAAGTACTTCGTCAAGCGCCCCTCGGCTGAAGTCCTGGCCGCCACACCTCTGGAGTTCTACTTCACCGTTCCAGCTGTCTGGAGCGATAAGGCGAAGTCGGACACTCTGCGCGCAGCGCAAAAGGCAGCAAAGATGGCGAAACTGAAAGTCCACCATGACTCACAGCTGTTCCTCATTCGTGAGCCAGAGGCAGCGGCCATCGCCACCATCTCATCGCTGACCTTCGGAGGTTCCACGCAGCAAATCAAG GCCGGAGATAGCATTCTGATTTGTGACTGCGGTGGAGGTACAGTA GACGTCACCACTTACGAGATCGAGTCTATCACACCTAAGCTCAGCTTCAAGGGGCTTGTCGTTGGCACAGGTGGCAAATGTGGCTCGACCTACATCGATCGCGGCTTCATCAAATGGATGGAGCAGAAGTTCGGCGACGCCTACATGAACTTGAGCTGGCAGAAGCGAGGACCAGCCAGTCGTTTGATGAAGGATTTCGAAGGCCACAAGCGCGACTTCGGCAATTCCCAGGATCCTGACAAGTACTACAAGATGCAGTGCTTCATGCGGGACGCCGAAGATTCGAAGTACTACGATGATGACGGCGTCGTCCGCATTTACAA CGAGGACTTGCGCAAGCTGTTCGATCCAGTGGTGGCTATGATCATCGGCCTCATCGAGAGCCAGCTCGAGGCAGAGAAGAGGCAGAAGAAGGGCAAGGTGACCATCAAGACCATCATCCTTGTTGGTGGTTTCGGAGACTCAGTCTATCTCAACGACAAGCTTCGCGAGTGGTGCCAAAAAGCCCAGATCCGCCTTATCTGCCCTGAGCATCC TCAAGCTGCCATCGTCCGTGGTGCAGCACTCAGCGGCCTGCAACAGATTCAGCCAACTTCCCGTCGCGCTCGACGTCATTATGGATTCTGTTTCTCATTGCCGTTCGATCGCGTTCGCCACCGGGCTCAGGACAAGTACATCTTCGCCTGGGATGGAAGCGCTCGTGCCGATGGCAATCTCTGTTGGGAGATGGCGAAG GGCGACCTGATCGACGAAGACACCAAGCTCACCTCGAGCTTCCATTCCTTGGTGTACGAGGATTCCCCCGGAAGTCACAGTTCGACAATCTACAGCTGCGATCTCGATGATCCTCCAGATCACATCCGCGTCCCGG GCGCAAAGAAAGTGGCTCAGATGAAGATGGACTTCAAGAGCCTCGATCTGACTCAGTACCAGTCCAGATGGCACAACGGACGCTTGCTCCGCAAAGTCGACGCCGAGTTCCAGATCCACTTCGGAACTCGTCGTGGTGTGCTTGAGTTCTCCTGCGTGGCCGGAGGAAAGCAGATTGACAACGCCACCGTGTCCTTCGATGGCCAGGATGGTGCTGGTGCTTCCTCCGGAGTTGGACACGGATCTTC ACCTATCACGGTGGTCGCATCCGGCGATACCGAGAAGGGCACGTCTTCCGCACCGCACAAAGCTGCAGCTGCATAG
- a CDS encoding Nuclear nucleic acid-binding protein C1D, producing MECITDDLEDLVSNIDDLENALKPLLAQALSASTSRLPLLDKSKLYILTTYALESILFSYLRLHGVAATSHPVYQELNRVKEYFSKIKAAEEIGAGGSARKVGLDKGAAGRFIKAGLAGNEKYDKAREEVRERERAGAKRKLEGMGVGTHTRFDGAAKKIKAQEDGGEVKVVKAEDVEDSSDVGEELYGTGEKSSSGKKRGHAKTVDALAAAQDGGEESSAGGEKKKKKRGKKKGKKGGKEASEVP from the exons ATGGAGTGCATAACCGACGACCTCGAAGACCTAGTCTCCAACATCGATGACCTCGAAAACGCCCTCAAACCACTGTTAGCACAAGCCCTCAGCGCCTCCACCTCAAGACTCCCCCTCCTCGACAAATCCAAACTCTACATCCTCACAACCTACGCTCTCGAATCCATCCTCTTCTCCTACCTCCGTCTTCACGGCGTCGCTGCAACATCCCACCCCGTCTACCAAGAACTCAACCGCGTGAAAGAGTACTTCTCCAAGATAAAAGCTGCCGAAGAGATCGGAGCGGGAGGCTCAGCGAGGAAGGTGGGACTCGACAAAGGTGCCGCTGGAAGATTCATCAAGGCGGGATTGGCGGGGAATGAGAAGTATGATAAGGCAAGGGAGGAGGTGAGGGAACGGGAACGCGCCGGGGCGAAGAGGAAGTTGGAAGGTATGGGCGTGGGGACGCATACGAGGTTCGATGGTGCTGCGAAGAAGATTAAAGCGCAGGAAGACGGCGGGGAGGTCAAGGTCGTGAAGGCGGAG GATGTGGAGGATAGCAGTGACGTGGGAGAGGAGCTTTATGGTACAGGGGAGAAGAGTAGTAGTGGGAAGAAGCGTGGACATGCGAAGACAGTAGATGCGCTGGCTGCTGCGCAAGATGGTGGGGAGGAGAGTAGTGCTGGTGGTGAGAAGAAGAAAAAGAAGAGGGGGAAGAAGAAGGGCAAGAAGGGAGGGAAGGAGGCGAGTGAGGTCCCATGA
- a CDS encoding SET domain-containing protein 4, which yields MSNTAASKKRKRESKQKPTEMPEVPDKHSLFTQWSRDRGVEINNVKAAALPGRGIGLVTTSKIESGDRMMFVPEKAMFKPDANVFGKNTSKEWHRKASPQAQLAVSIAQECSKEDSPILTWKATWPTFGDIKASMPLFWSEELRCHLPHSVQQPLERQIADFEKDKAVLKEFDDLTDGWAGEPFEYYWAIVNSRSFHFKPAGARPGFMVLCPFIDYMNHGPDKTGVVVRQTQRGYEVHADRDYGVGEEILATYGAHPNDKLLVHYGFVNSSEPGQPTDDDIRLDHIVLPDMPETTREALQDVGFLGGYALLPGTNELCFKTEVAVRAILLTANEWEYFIANGEDLSGDQSGKAREWLIPRMQVYRKTAVSRLEELDELEVRSGEQEALRLLKVRWRQIRDAVDAFLAAE from the exons ATGTCCAACACCGCAGCATCCAAGAAGCGAAAACGCGAGTCCAAGCAAAAACCCACAGAAATGCCAGAAGTACCCGACAAACACAGCCTCTTCACACAGTGGAGTCGCGATCGTGGCGTCGAGATCAACAACGTCAAGGCAGCTGCTCTTCCCGGCCGTGGTATCGGTCTCGTCACAACCAGCAAGATCGAAAGTGGCGACCGCATGATGTTCGTCCCAGAGAAAGCCATGTTCAAACCCGACGCCAACGTCTTCGGCAAGAACACATCCAAAGAATGGCATCGGAAAGCTTCGCCTCAAGCGCAGCTGGCCGTCAGTATCGCGCAGGAATGCAGCAAGGAGGATTCGCCCATTCTCACATGGAAAGCGACGTGGCCTACGTTCGGCGATATCAAAGCGAGCATGCCGCTCTTTTGGTCTGAGGAGTTGAGGTGTCATCTCCCACACAGTGTGCAGCAGCCTCTTGAGCGGCAGATTGCAGACTTCGAGAAGGATAAGGCAGTGTTGAAGGAGTTCGACGATCTTACTGATGGTTGGGCTGGCGAACCTTTCGAGTACTACTGGGCGATTGTCAATTCCAGGAGCTTTCATTTCAAACCTGCTGGGGCTAGGCCCGGATTCATGGTGCTGTGTCCTTTCATCGATTATATGAATCACGGACCTGATAAGACTGGTGTGGTTGTGAGGCAGACGCAGAGAGGGTATGAAGTTCACGCTGATAGGGATTATG GAGTTGGCGAAGAAATCCTCGCTACATACGGCGCCCATCCAAACGACAAGCTCCTCGTCCACTACGGCTTCGTGAACAGTTCCGAACCCGGCCAGCCAACTGACGACGACATACGCCTCGACCACATCGTCTTGCCCGACATGCCCGAGACCACTCGCGAAGCATTGCAGGACGTCGGCTTCCTTGGTGGGTACGCCCTGCTCCCAGGCACGAACGAGCTATGCTTCAAGACCGAAGTTGCGGTTCGTGCGATACTGCTGACTGCCAATGAATGGGAGTACTTCATCGCAAATGGCGAGGATCTCAGCGGTGACCAGAGTGGGAAAGCTCGGGAATGGTTGATTCCGCGGATGCAGGTGTATCGCAAGACCGCGGTCTCTAGGCTGGAGGAGCTTGATGAGCTTGAGGTCAGGAGTGGTGAGCAGGAAGCACTTCGGCTGCTGAAAGTCCGATGGAGGCAGATTCGGGATGCCGTTGATGCATTCCTCGCAGCAGAATGA
- a CDS encoding Phosphoadenosine phosphosulfate reductase, with amino-acid sequence MAYRPRSNSSDRESGYASGSSTASLSDVYFSRPHLKFLNSQLAKLSPQDVLKWCITSLPNLYQTSAFGLTGLAVMDMISKLDFVLKPDIDLIFLDTLYHFSQTLDLVERVKTKYPHLTIHSYKPKGCDATADFEAKHGERLWETNDELYDFVAKVEPAQRAYRELGVQAVLTGRRRTQGGKRGDIDIVEVTEEGLIKVNPLANWSFKDVQKYVQENDVPTNELLDQGYRSVGDWHSTQPVTDSEDERAGRWKGKQKTECGIHNKRSRYAIFLAEQEAKRQEELSNAIHAGLKIESSA; translated from the coding sequence ATGGCTTACCGTCCACGCTCCAACTCGAGCGACCGCGAGTCTGGCTATGCCAGTGGCAGTTCGACTGCCTCGCTATCAGATGTCTACTTCAGCAGACCGCATCTGAAGTTCTTGAACTCGCAATTGGCGAAGTTGTCCCCTCAGGATGTGCTCAAGTGGTGCATCACATCGCTGCCGAACCTCTACCAGACCTCAGCGTTCGGTCTGACAGGGTTGGCGGTCATGGATATGATCTCCAAGCTCGACTTTGTCCTCAAGCCAGACATTGACCTCATCTTCCTCGACACTCTTTACCACTTCTCGCAAACACTCGACCTGGTCGAGCGAGTCAAGACCAAGTACCCTCATCTCACTATCCACTCTTACAAGCCAAAAGGGTGCGACGCGACTGCCGACTTCGAGGCCAAGCATGGCGAGAGGCTGTGGGAGACGAACGACGAGTTGTACGACTTCGTCGCCAAGGTCGAGCCAGCACAGCGTGCATACAGAGAACTCGGCGTGCAAGCTGTCTTGACCGGTCGGAGACGTACGCAAGGTGGAAAGCGTGGTGATATCGACATCGTGGAGGTGACTGAGGAAGGCCTGATCAAGGTCAACCCACTCGCCAACTGGTCGTTCAAGGACGTCCAGAAGTATGTCCAAGAGAACGACGTCCCAACCAACGAACTCCTCGACCAAGGCTACCGCTCCGTTGGTGACTGGCACTCCACTCAGCCAGTGACCGACAGCGAAGATGAGCGTGCCGGCCGCTGGAAGGGCAAGCAAAAGACCGAGTGCGGCATCCACAACAAGCGCAGCCGCTACGCCATCTTCCTCGCCGAGCAAGAAGCGAAACGCCAGGAGGAACTCAGCAACGCCATCCACGCCGGCCTGAAGATCGAATCCTCCGCATAA
- a CDS encoding Sulfate adenylyltransferase has translation MANPPHGGVLKDLIARDAPRRQQLSEEAERLPAVVLNDRQLCDLELILNGGFSPLEGFMSEKDYNGVVENNRLADGNLFSMPITLDLNQAEIEQLGIKAGARITLRDSRDDRNLGILNVEDVYKPNKDKEAKEVFGGDPDHPAVKYLFKQTGEYYVGGKIDAIDRLMHYDYVGLRYTPAELRLHFDKLGWSKVVAFQTRNPMHRAHRELTVRAARQRQANVLIHPVVGMTKPGDIDHFTRVRVYQALLPRYPNGMAVLGLLPLAMRMGGPREAVWHAIIRKNHGATHFIVGRDHAGPGKNSKGEEIYGPYDAQYMVEKYRDELGIEVVPFQQMTYLPDTDEYRPKDEVPKEVKTLDISGTELRRRLRTGGDIPEWFSYPEVVKVLRESHPPRNKQGFTVFLTGYTNSGKDAIARALNVTLNQQGGRSVSLLLGETVRSELSSELGFNREDRDKNIQRIGFVASELTRSGAAVIAAPIAPFTESRKAAREIVEKHGSFYLIHVATPLEYAEKTDKRGIYAKARRGEIKGFTGVDDPYEAPKDKEADLVVDISKINVRTAVHQIVLLLEAEGLLDQL, from the exons ATG GCTAACCCTCCCCACGGCGGCGTCCTCAAGGACCTGATTGCCCGCGATGCCCCGCGACGACAGCAACTGTCGGAAGAGGCCGAGCGCCTCCCAGCAGTCGTGCTCAACGACCGCCAGCTCTGCGACTTGGAGCTGATCCTCAATGGAGGCTTCTCGCCGCTCGAGGGTTTCATGAGCGAGAAGGACTACAATGGCGTGGTGGAGAACAACCGTCTCGCGGACGGCAACCTGTTCTCCATGCCGATCACCCTCGACCTGAACCAGGCAGAGATTGAACAGCTTGGAATCAAGGCTGGAGCGCGCATCACTCTCCGCGACTCAAGAGACGACCGCAACTTGGGCATACTGAACGTTGAGGATGTTTACAAGCCAAACAAGGACAAGGAAGCCAAGGAAGTCTTTGGCGGCGACCCAGACCACCCGGCTGTCAAATACCTCTTCAAGCAGACTGGAGAGTACTATGTCGGTGGTAAGATCGACGCCATCGACCGTCTCATGCATTACGACTACGTTGGCCTGCGCTACACACCCGCAGAGCTCCGCCTGCACTTTGACAAGCTCGGCTGGTCCAAGGTTGTCGCATTTCAGACCAGAAACCCAATGCACCGTGCTCACCGTGAGCTTACAGTCCGCGCTGCTCGCCAACGTCAAGCCAACGTCCTCATCCACCCGGTCGTCGGTATGACCAAGCCCGGTGACATTGACCACTTCACCCGTGTTCGTGTCTACCAGGCTCTGCTTCCACGTTACCCCAACGGTATGGCTGTGCTTGGTCTGCTCCCACTCGCTATGCGTATGGGTGGTCCTCGTGAGGCTGTATGGCACGCCATCATCCGCAAGAACCACGGAGCTACCCACTTCATCGTTGGTCGTGACCACGCAGGTCCAGGCAAGAACAGCAAGGGTGAGGAAATTTACGGCCCATACGATGCACAGTACATGGTCGAGAAGTACCGCGATGAGCTCGGCATTGAGGTGGTGCCATTCCAGCAGATGACTTACCTCCCCGACACCGACGAGTACCGACCAAAGGACGAGGTGCCAAAGGAGGTCAAGACTCTTGACATTTCCGGCACCGAGCTCCGTCGCCGTCTACGAACTGGTGGTGACATTCCAGAGTGGTTCTCATACCCAGAGGTCGTCAAAGTCCTTCGCGAGTCGCACCCACCTCGCAACAAGCAGGGTTTCACAGTCTTCCTTACCGGCTACACTAACTCCGGCAAGGACGCCATCGCTCGCGCATTGAACGTCACCCTAAACCAGCAAGGTGGCCGATCCGTCTCCCTCCTCCTAGGTGAGACAGTCCGCTCCGAGCTCTCCTCCGAACTCGGCTTCAACCGCGAGGACCGCGACAAAAACATTCAACGCATCGGCTTCGTAGCCTCAGAACTCACCCGTTCAGGCGCCGCCGTCATCGCTGCGCCCATCGCCCCTTTCACCGAGTCCCGCAAGGCCGCTCGCGAAATCGTCGAGAAGCACGGCTCCTTCTACCTCATCCACGTCGCCACTCCCCTCGAATACGCCGAGAAGACCGACAAGCGCGGCATCTACGCCAAGGCTCGCCGTGGTGAGATTAAGGGCTTCACGGGTGTTGATGACCCGTACGAGGCACCGAAGGATAAGGAGGCGGATCTTGTGGTTGATATTAGCAAGATTAATGTCCGAACTGCTGTGCACCAGATTGTGCTTCTGCTTGAGGCTGAGGGGCTGCTTGATCAGTTGTGA